Part of the Bubalus bubalis isolate 160015118507 breed Murrah chromosome 9, NDDB_SH_1, whole genome shotgun sequence genome is shown below.
gggggtggaccGGTCCCTGAAAACACCGCGAGGGCCAGAGAGGGCGGCGGGGCCCCGCCCGGCCCAGGAGACGCCACGCCCTCCTCTCCTGAGTCCCGCGGGCGGAGGGAGGGGCCTTCACAGTGGCCGAGGCGTCCCGGGCGGGGCGGCAGGAGGGCCCACCCGGCCGCGCGCCCTCCGCTCTCCTCCCCCCGGAGCCTGCTTTGCTTTTAACACCATTGgaaggtgggggttggggggagagaaaaagaaaaaaaaaaaaaccaacagcaaAAACCTTATATAAAAAGACCCCCGAGCTGAGCAGAGCGCCTCGGAATCCAGccgggagggggaaggaggggaggggggggaggggagcCCGCTGGTCACGGCGGGCGGGCAATagcttaaaaaatctttttagatCTGACAGGTGGGGAAGGCCTATGTACAGAGGGAAGGAAGGCGTCACGCGTGGTCTCCCACCAGGACCACGGGGGCCGCGGACAGGCTGGCGCGCTGCCGCCGCTGGGCCAGCTTGGACTGGGAGGGCGGGGACAGCTGCAAGCAGCGTGAGGTAGCTCGGATGACCACGGGCTGGCCCTGCTCCGCCTCCTCCTCCGCGGCGTCTTCCTCGCGCTGGGCCAGCTGCCGGTTCATGGCAATGGCCTCGGCCGCGAAGGAAGTGAGGTCTTTGGCACAGCTGTTCCTGGGGACCGGGCGGGGTTGCGGGTCACCAAGGAGGGAGAAGTAGCCTCgcctccccccactccccgccAGCCCGGGGCCAGTGCAGTACTCCAGAGGAAGGGCCACAGGCCCTAAGAGGTCCCAGTCTCCGATGGGTGggtgtggggctggggctgcagtAGGTTGGAGCCCCCCTGGAGTCACAAACTCTGCACCTGATATAAGGACACCCAAGAGCTTGGACAGCTTCCCTGCTCCAGGACTGAAAGGGTTTTTTTCATCTTAACATTTAGCGCCCCTCCTGGACTTAGGGCTCCCCACTTGGGGCCTCACCTCTGCAGGACCATGGGCGTGGGCAGGGTGTTCTCCGGGGCGCACTGCAAGGAGACAGGAGAGGCGAGGTTGGAGAGGAGAGCCCACCCGCCCACGTGCCGCCCGGCTGACTCCAAGAACACCAGAGCACAGGGGTGCGCACCTGCAGGTGACCTGCCAAGTTGGGGGCGGGGCCTGCCTCTCAGCACACTTGCCCCTTCCAGGTGGTTCCCAGCTCCTGGAAGAGGGTGGAAGCCCCCTCCACCTTGAGTCTTTGCTCCCCACGGTGCCGACCTTTGGCCTAAGCACCTACCCCCTTGGACGACCACTGGGCAGAAGACAGACACATCGCGCTTTTCCCAGACTGGTGGGTAGAGAGCCTGGAACTGCCGTTGGCAGGCCATGAGTCTACCTTGGCTTGCTGCCCAAGTGCCACCTGGCTGACCTCAGCTTGACGCTGTTCGAGAAAAGAGGAGGCCCCAGCACCTCCTGGACACAGAGCTTGGCAATGAGGAGCGCCTGCAGTACAGATTGAACTTGGCCAGCAGGCAGTGGGGGTTTCCCTACTGTGCCCTAGCTCACTCTGGGGCTCTTCGACCCTTGCTCTGAGTAACCCAGGCCCATCGGCAGAGGCTTGATGGAGGTCTGAGGACTCCCACGCTTCCTGGGGCTCCCACTCACCCCCTGCACCCAAGGGTGCTGCAGGACTTGGGCAGCGCTCAGCCTCTGCTTGGCATCGCGGACGAGGAGCTTGGAGATGAGGTCTTTGGCAGCAAAGGAGATGTGGGCCCAGTCCTTCTCTGGAAACTCATACTTGCCCTCCTGGATGCTCTCAAACAGCATGTTCTGGAGAGGACACGGGGATAGGGGTCAGCTGCAGCTAGCAAGGGCTGAGGCCATGTCCCCAACGCCTGGGTGGGCAAGCCGGGACCTGGAGGAGCACCCCTCCTCCACCACATCCATGTGACCTGGGCCTGGGCTTAGGGTTAGGGAAAGTGTTCTGAGCTCAGCTAGCAAAGCTGGGGTACTGGGAAGCTGGGCCAGAGAGTGGCTTCCAGGAGGCACTTGGGCTCTGCTGGAGTGAGCTGAATCAAGGGGAAATCAGGCCATGACACCTGAGCCTCAGGTGGTCTGTAGAAGGCTAGAACCTGACCACCCCAAACCATAGGCCTTGCTTTACCTCAACTTCCTACCCTCAGGCTCCCAAAGAGCCTCTGGAAATGCAGAGGCAGTGGCCTGCTACTGTGGCCAGTGGTTGGAGGCCAAGCCCTAAGGGGTGCTCAGAGGTACAGGAGACAGGACCTGCGGTTGGATGTGGGTTTGTGTGCACACAGGGCAGCACGAGCCGGTCCCTAGGGTGGGGGTTAAGTGTGTACATAGACCAGGCCTTGGGGTGCACCAGGCAGGCCGCGGTGAAGGTGCGCAGcccgtgtgtgagtgtgtgtgcgcaGGCCGAGGCAGGCCTGGCGgagtgctgggggaggggtgcaCAGCAGGCCGCCACTCGCACCTGGCAGGCGGGGCAGGCCTCCCCGCGGTCCCAGCCGCAGTCGCTGCCGCAGTGGCCCACGAAGGGCGGATAGCCGCTTAGTAGGATGTAGAGGATGACGCCCAGGCTCCAGAGGTCGCAGCGCTTGTCGTAGATACTGGCCTCCTCGCTGAAGGCCTCCACTACCTCCGGGGCCATGTACTCCGCGGAGCCGCACTGCAGGTGGGGGCAGGGCGTTATGGCCCGCGGAGGCGGGAGGGGGCTCACCGACCTGGACTTCCTGAAGCCCATGCCCGACCAATCAGAGGCTACTAAATAAAACAGCCCCGCCTTCGCCCTGCCGGCCAATCAGAAGCCACCGAGGGAGCCGGCCCCACCCCtaaccctcacccccacccaatCAACAGGTGCCGGGAGCACGCCCAGGCCCATGGAGCCCGCGGCTGCGGCCCTGCCCAGCCAATCAGCGGCTGTTGCTAAGCGGAAGCTCAAACTTTGAGGCCTCAGCAGTCAAGCAGGATCCGCACCTTGAGGTTATGCAACTGCGGTCTGGGACCGGATTCGGGACCATTCCCGCCCCCTCCGCCCCTGCCAGCACTGCCCCTCCTCGCAGGCCCTCACCGGGGTGAGCAGCTctggggtggagatgggggagCAGTCCCCGTTGAGTTTGATGCCACTGCCCAGGTCAAAGTCGCAGATCTTCACGGGGGACACCTGGGCGGGGTTGGAACGGGCTGTGAGGGCTGGGTCCTGGGGGCCTGGTCCGAAAGGAAGGCCGCCCCCTTCTGTGCCCCTCACCTGGTTGGGGTGCTCACAGAGGATGTTTTCCGGCTTTAGGTCCCTGTGGGCGATGCCTGCCGGGAGAACCAAGAACCACCAGCGCTGGTCAAGGGTGGGTGGGCACGTTTTTCAGGAGTCCTGGGCAGATGGACTGGGTGCACGGGTGGACCCCTGGGGCAGGCGGCCCGGCCACCCACCTTTGTTGTGCAGGAAGTCCAGGGCACTGGCTACGTCCTGCACCACCACGCTGGCCTCCAGCTCATTAAAGTGCCGCCGCTTGTGTATGTGGCTGAGAATGGAGCCTGGGCCAGAATACACAGGTGTCACCTCCACTGCCCAACGTCCagcacccaccccaccctggcagggaagcccccactctGGCCTCTTTGAGTCCAAAGTCCTCCAACCTGAGCTGGGGCCACCACCCTGGACCCCTAAGGTCCCTCTGATGGGCAGGCCCCCTGGTAGTTTCTCCCTGGTGGCCCTGAGCCCCTAGGCCCATCGGGATCCAGACAAAAATTGCGCCAGGCCGCACGTACCACCCCGCATCTTCTCAAACACCAGGTAGAAACGGTCCTCCTCCTCGAAGAACTCAATCAGCTCGAGGACATTCCTGGGGTgcagggcagaggggcaggggaagggttGAGGCTTCCTCAGGCCCACATGCAGCCGCAGCCACAGCCCTGCCCAGGAAGGGTGcacctcctccacctccacctgCCAGTAGGAGGCATGGGCCTAGGGCCACAGGCCTGCTTCCACCTTGCCCACCTCGGACTGTCTGGCTTGCCCACCACTGGGCCCACCCACAACACAGGGCCTGGCTCACAGTGGGTGCTCACTAAGTGGCCACTGTGGGTGATGAGGAGGCTCTCGGGCCCATTCATCTACTGAAAGGTGGCTAGGGGCCCAGTGCTGTGACGAGGCTAGGTCACGTTACCTGTGTCCCTGGCACTGATACAGCATCTCCACTTCCCTGAAAACCCTGCTCCGAATGTGGCCTGGCTGCTTCTCAATGATCTGAAACGGCCAGGGGTGGGGGGTATGGGATGGTAAGgacaaacacacatacagaaacaCAACTGGGCCAGCTGGATCCTCCACAGCCCACCAGAAACTTCCCCTGGGTCACGCCTGAAACTCATCAGAGCTTAGACTTTTAAGCTCTGGAAAGCAGAGCTCTCCTATGGGGGCCCAGAATTTACCGGAAGTCAAACTGTGGTGTCAGCACAAATGGGGCAGCATGTCCccagaggcttcccaggagggGTAACATggcaggagaggcagagaggagcTGGAGCTCTCCTATTGGAGCAGGCCGATTTGGACCTGGAGCCCCTGCAACTTACCCCTTCAGGGCAGCAGGTTCTTTAGACGAGGTGCCCCCCACCCACTGCCCGGAGCACTGGGGGCCACTGTGGTGACTCATACCCAACTCAGGGCAGCAGAGGTGCCTGGGGCACCTAGCTCCCACCAAGCTCTCCTCCTTGCCCAGGCACCACATCACCACATCTTGTCTCCCAGTCCTACGCTAATCTGGGGGGACACCCCCAGCACCTGCTGGGACCCTCTTCCTAGGCTGGACCTTGGGCTCCCTCTCActgggtgggtgggcaggctGGGTCACCAGCATGCTCAGGGCTCCGGCCCAGCAGCAGCCTAAGGGAATGCCTATGGTGTGTTCTGCTGGCCAGGCTCCAGCAACAAGCTGGCACCA
Proteins encoded:
- the MKNK2 gene encoding MAP kinase-interacting serine/threonine-protein kinase 2 isoform X3; translated protein: MVQKKTAELQGFHRSFKICPRASPSTSLTPRREAKRRRDAGPPTAFLASLKIIEKQPGHIRSRVFREVEMLYQCQGHRNVLELIEFFEEEDRFYLVFEKMRGGSILSHIHKRRHFNELEASVVVQDVASALDFLHNKGIAHRDLKPENILCEHPNQVSPVKICDFDLGSGIKLNGDCSPISTPELLTPCGSAEYMAPEVVEAFSEEASIYDKRCDLWSLGVILYILLSGYPPFVGHCGSDCGWDRGEACPACQNMLFESIQEGKYEFPEKDWAHISFAAKDLISKLLVRDAKQRLSAAQVLQHPWVQGCAPENTLPTPMVLQRNSCAKDLTSFAAEAIAMNRQLAQREEDAAEEEAEQGQPVVIRATSRCLQLSPPSQSKLAQRRQRASLSAAPVVLVGDHA
- the MKNK2 gene encoding MAP kinase-interacting serine/threonine-protein kinase 2 isoform X2, translating into MVQKKTAELQGFHRSFKGQNPFELAFTLDQARHGEPDFSPECPTRPDMPTSQPIDIPDAKKRGKKKKRCRATDSFSGKFEDVYQLQEDVLGEGAHARVQTCINLITNQEYAVKIIEKQPGHIRSRVFREVEMLYQCQGHRNVLELIEFFEEEDRFYLVFEKMRGGSILSHIHKRRHFNELEASVVVQDVASALDFLHNKGIAHRDLKPENILCEHPNQVSPVKICDFDLGSGIKLNGDCSPISTPELLTPCGSAEYMAPEVVEAFSEEASIYDKRCDLWSLGVILYILLSGYPPFVGHCGSDCGWDRGEACPACQNMLFESIQEGKYEFPEKDWAHISFAAKDLISKLLVRDAKQRLSAAQVLQHPWVQGCAPENTLPTPMVLQRNSCAKDLTSFAAEAIAMNRQLAQREEDAAEEEAEQGQPVVIRATSRCLQLSPPSQSKLAQRRQRASLSAAPVVLVGDHA
- the MKNK2 gene encoding MAP kinase-interacting serine/threonine-protein kinase 2 isoform X1, with amino-acid sequence MVQKKTAELQGFHRSFKLCTSRTPQAQVLFPVRAGSFCGSPMAVAAEFWSQGQNPFELAFTLDQARHGEPDFSPECPTRPDMPTSQPIDIPDAKKRGKKKKRCRATDSFSGKFEDVYQLQEDVLGEGAHARVQTCINLITNQEYAVKIIEKQPGHIRSRVFREVEMLYQCQGHRNVLELIEFFEEEDRFYLVFEKMRGGSILSHIHKRRHFNELEASVVVQDVASALDFLHNKGIAHRDLKPENILCEHPNQVSPVKICDFDLGSGIKLNGDCSPISTPELLTPCGSAEYMAPEVVEAFSEEASIYDKRCDLWSLGVILYILLSGYPPFVGHCGSDCGWDRGEACPACQNMLFESIQEGKYEFPEKDWAHISFAAKDLISKLLVRDAKQRLSAAQVLQHPWVQGCAPENTLPTPMVLQRNSCAKDLTSFAAEAIAMNRQLAQREEDAAEEEAEQGQPVVIRATSRCLQLSPPSQSKLAQRRQRASLSAAPVVLVGDHA